One Glycine soja cultivar W05 chromosome 7, ASM419377v2, whole genome shotgun sequence genomic window, ACCAAGGTTAAGTCACAAACCATATATAATTGCCTTCTTTGTGACGAAAGCATTATAGCCAACGGTTTGTCAACCTTCACCCGCCCTACCGTTTAAGCTTTTAGACAGTGTTGGAATTGGATATGCCCCCAGCCTCATATCTTCGGCATCACTCAAATTCTCAATTAAAGATAACAACTGAGATTCGGCCTTACAATTTACAAATGTCCATAGAGAACCTCTGAATTCTTTCCTGAATCATCACCCCTCTTCCGTGGaccatttttctctttctatctcCCCTTGGcccccaaaaacaaaaaaacaaaaaaaatgattccTTGCATTTCCCACATGTCTTGCCTTTAACATATTCCTTTCCCGTGCAAGGCATGAACAGATGGATTCCATTCACAGGTTCTCCATATCCATAATCCACTTCCTTAAAAACAAAAGCATATATTGGTTTTTTCTCTAACTTTACAGCTCCATGCCTCCATGGCTCGGGAGTCACAGGTAATAATATCCAAGCATATATGTTGATTAACATGCCagttcaatattttattttttcttttgtgattTTCGATCAATTTAACATATGGTAAAGCATTATCTTCAAGAGTGGCTAATCCATCAAATGCAGGCACCTCGTGTCACACAGATACAGGTCCGAGTGGACTGCAACGGGTGCGTGCAGAAGATCAAAAAAGCACTAAATGGAATTCATGGTATGTATTCAAATTATTTCCCTTGCAAATGACGCAGCAACGCTACCAAATTATTTGATGAACTTTCTCCATTTGCAGGTATACATGATCTTCGTGTTGACTTACTTCGACAAAAGCTCACAATTATTGGGTGGGCAGATCCAGAACAAGTTGTCAAAGCAATtaagaagacaaagaagaaTGCCATCATTTGCTCTAGTTTTGAACTACCGTCTCCATCTAAACCAACTGAACCAGAACCAAAAGGAAATGCAAATGCACCAGCTCCTGATGCAACACAACCACCACCAACGCAAGCTCCACCGCCTCAACAGCCACCACCTGAAGCAACAACATCACACATACCTACATGGCACAACACAACCCGACAGTGGCAGAACAACACAGGAACAGAAGAATTAGAGCAGGTTCATGTGACACCCCATCATCTGCCTAACTACGTTAACAGATTCAGTTCTGGCCACAAACATGTTGAACACTGGTACAGATACCATAATGGTCCTATATTTCTAAAAGAGCCATCCCGACCCATGTATGTGACACACAGCTATAACACACACGTGCCTTCGTCATACGTCACTGAATATGAATATGTCAGATCACCTTCCAGATACACACATTACAATTGTATAGAACACTACAGTGGAGATTACCAGAACAACAATGTAAACATCGCATCCATGTTCAGCGATGACAATCCGAATGCATGTTGCATTGTCTAGTAGTAGTTAGGGTGTCATGAGCTGTTTATGAAAAGTACAGAGAAAGTCTCTTATGCT contains:
- the LOC114420006 gene encoding uncharacterized protein LOC114420006 encodes the protein MARESQAPRVTQIQVRVDCNGCVQKIKKALNGIHGIHDLRVDLLRQKLTIIGWADPEQVVKAIKKTKKNAIICSSFELPSPSKPTEPEPKGNANAPAPDATQPPPTQAPPPQQPPPEATTSHIPTWHNTTRQWQNNTGTEELEQVHVTPHHLPNYVNRFSSGHKHVEHWYRYHNGPIFLKEPSRPMYVTHSYNTHVPSSYVTEYEYVRSPSRYTHYNCIEHYSGDYQNNNVNIASMFSDDNPNACCIV